The following proteins are encoded in a genomic region of Thunnus maccoyii chromosome 8, fThuMac1.1, whole genome shotgun sequence:
- the LOC121902268 gene encoding transmembrane protein 271-like: MKLSGKGLCTVFSSTLLFVCALSEVVVGLRCVSLGSTVKAHFHLGAAAGAFYSGLFVGIGQVLLGTALLCCMEKPGCRNFFLLGVVVFLLGVLTAFSGAVVDGDTASLVERKYSHYCFHSVVVNPACEQLRDYQRSLVISTVLSTLECLLGLINLVIIKRYKTAQFSRSRQSQRQSTGAIIFREERDCSLADFQPVSYINLGVFNMFDETGAEVQCGGHPSIELPGYSPTDPELNHCFPFSYPLPSELPPAYEDIFPAEACNT; this comes from the coding sequence ATGAAGTTGAGTGGGAAAGGACTGTGCACCGTCTTCTCCAGCACCCTCCTCTTCGTGTGCGCCCTGAGCGAAGTTGTCGTTGGATTAAGATGCGTCTCGCTGGGATCTACGGTGAAAGCGCATTTCCACCTCGGCGCCGCGGCCGGGGCTTTCTACTCCGGGCTATTTGTGGGAATCGGGCAGGTCCTGCTGGGCACCGCGCTGCTCTGTTGCATGGAGAAACCCGGCTGCAGGAATTTCTTTCTCCTCGGTGTTGTGGTCTTCTTGTTGGGAGTCCTCACCGCCTTCTCCGGCGCGGTAGTGGACGGGGACACGGCTTCTCTGGTGGAGAGGAAATATTCCCATTACTGCTTCCACTCTGTGGTTGTGAACCCTGCCTGCGAGCAGCTGAGGGATTACCAGCGGAGTCTGGTCATCTCCACTGTTCTCAGCACCTTGGAGTGCCTCCTCGGGCTCATCAACCTGGTGATCATCAAAAGGTACAAAACAGCGCAGTTTTCTAGGAGCAGACAGTCTCAGAGGCAGAGCACCGGGGCGATCATCTTCAGAGAGGAGCGGGACTGCTCCTTGGCGGATTTCCAGCCGGTGTCTTACATCAATTTGggtgtttttaatatgtttgacGAGACAGGTGCAGAAGTGCAGTGCGGGGGACACCCGTCAATCGAGCTGCCGGGATACTCGCCCACGGACCCGGAGCTCAATCATTGCTTCCCTTTCTCCTACCCGCTCCCCAGTGAACTGCCGCCTGCATACGAAGACATTTTCCCCGCTGAGGCATGCAACACATAG